One part of the Candidatus Kryptoniota bacterium genome encodes these proteins:
- a CDS encoding metallophosphoesterase — translation MSSTKISMNGPQFRIAHLSDTHVSPEYNRRNILKLKNILSYVVDGGYDHVVITGDITGHGEDRDYKSVRRLLKFFGLLDYDRLSVTIGNHDIFGGVHRAEDLLSFGNHCRMTDYDAKVSLFERTFMETFPKKAVSNESLFPFVKFVGPVALIGMNSISRFHPILNPFGSNGIVSDSQLESVENILSHPSVSGFKKLIMIHHHFNKYEPHTESIAARMYSAFESRTLKLHGKKIVAASFIENGVEVVLHGHTHIEGIYTESGMTFSSTALNTIESKSDAEAGAGDTRQRFNEISVMEDGSVEVTKHRIPAHSKGSSSRALDRKFC, via the coding sequence TTGAGTAGTACCAAAATCAGCATGAATGGCCCGCAATTCAGGATCGCGCATCTCTCGGATACTCATGTCAGCCCGGAATACAATAGACGGAACATACTGAAGCTAAAGAACATACTCTCGTATGTGGTTGACGGGGGGTATGATCATGTGGTGATCACGGGAGACATCACTGGACACGGCGAGGATAGAGATTATAAATCGGTAAGACGTCTCCTGAAATTCTTCGGGTTACTTGACTACGATAGACTCAGCGTCACTATTGGGAATCACGATATTTTCGGAGGGGTCCACAGAGCAGAAGACCTTCTCTCATTCGGAAATCATTGCAGGATGACCGATTATGACGCAAAGGTGTCCCTCTTCGAGCGTACCTTCATGGAGACTTTTCCAAAGAAAGCTGTCAGCAACGAATCCCTTTTCCCTTTCGTGAAATTTGTCGGACCGGTCGCGCTCATCGGAATGAATTCGATCAGCAGGTTTCATCCCATTTTGAACCCATTCGGTTCGAACGGAATCGTGTCTGATTCACAACTTGAATCGGTTGAAAACATATTATCGCACCCATCGGTATCGGGATTCAAGAAACTGATAATGATCCACCACCACTTCAACAAGTACGAACCTCACACCGAATCGATCGCTGCGAGAATGTACAGCGCGTTCGAGTCGAGGACGCTTAAGCTTCATGGCAAAAAGATAGTCGCGGCCTCATTCATCGAGAACGGCGTGGAGGTAGTCCTACACGGCCACACTCACATAGAAGGGATTTACACCGAGTCCGGTATGACATTCTCGAGCACGGCACTGAACACAATAGAGTCGAAATCAGACGCTGAGGCTGGCGCTGGAGACACACGTCAGAGATTCAATGAGATTTCAGTCATGGAAGACGGATCGGTAGAAGTGACGAAGCACCGCATACCGGCGCATTCTAAAGGAAGTTCCTCCCGCGCGCTGGATAGAAAATTCTGCTGA
- a CDS encoding DUF5683 domain-containing protein codes for MKKIFLTLIALSATAAAQSKASHVQSVVFLGDGNSSQSRLTGVLSHDLFVSKGDSSHEDSISRVETRSALKAGFFSLVIPGAGQLYNGNYWKAAGFFAVEVAGWMVNAVWNQKGNNQTNFFQNYADGSAADKYADGHYSVARYAQWIQQNYKSFEDKGIPIAGGQYAPVTDPTTVNNYISLILPSSGGPAPWDEVNWVALNKVEAALGGYFSHMLPAHGEQQYYELIGKYPQFREGWYDENLAITSYDSLRSDTPNSGYYMGQRGKANNLYAVALTAVNVVIANHFVSAIEAALWAHNNKRIIEPTVGLSPLPDGLGYQTEVRLAIHF; via the coding sequence ATGAAAAAGATTTTCCTTACGTTGATCGCACTAAGTGCAACTGCAGCGGCACAGTCGAAGGCAAGCCATGTACAGAGTGTCGTCTTTCTCGGGGACGGGAATTCATCACAGTCTCGATTGACGGGAGTGTTGTCGCATGACTTGTTCGTTTCGAAAGGCGATTCCAGTCACGAGGATTCAATCTCGCGCGTCGAAACCAGATCTGCCCTGAAAGCTGGATTCTTCTCTCTGGTTATTCCAGGTGCGGGTCAACTGTATAATGGCAACTACTGGAAGGCGGCAGGATTCTTCGCCGTCGAAGTTGCAGGGTGGATGGTGAACGCGGTATGGAATCAGAAAGGGAACAACCAGACCAACTTTTTCCAAAACTACGCAGACGGCAGTGCGGCGGACAAGTACGCCGACGGGCACTATAGTGTTGCGCGTTACGCGCAATGGATCCAACAGAACTACAAGAGCTTCGAGGACAAAGGGATTCCCATAGCGGGCGGCCAGTATGCGCCTGTCACTGATCCCACCACCGTGAATAATTATATATCTCTAATATTACCCAGCAGCGGCGGACCTGCGCCATGGGACGAGGTCAACTGGGTTGCGCTTAACAAAGTTGAAGCGGCACTTGGTGGCTATTTCTCACACATGCTCCCCGCTCATGGCGAACAGCAATACTACGAACTCATCGGCAAATACCCACAATTCCGGGAAGGGTGGTATGATGAGAACCTTGCCATTACCTCGTACGACTCCCTGCGTAGTGATACCCCGAACAGCGGTTACTATATGGGACAGCGCGGAAAGGCGAACAACCTCTATGCGGTGGCACTCACAGCTGTGAACGTGGTGATCGCGAACCATTTTGTCTCCGCTATTGAAGCGGCTCTGTGGGCGCACAATAATAAAAGAATTATTGAGCCGACTGTCGGGCTCTCACCTTTGCCGGATGGACTCGGTTATCAGACCGAGGTCCGACTGGCGATACATTTCTAA
- a CDS encoding biopolymer transporter Tol — MRFLSSSKTGICLAGLVFSLPLIATAQDDYIHPELTWQTIETSHFLVDYHQGEERTAELVAKIAEEMYGPVTSLYQYQPTQKVSFVLWNTDDYSNGETYFFDNKINIWASNLDFALRGTHNWLRNVITHEFTHDVQMQTAMKFGRRIPAIYLQWLGYEAERRPDVLYGYPNVVVSYPLSGIVIPAWFAEGVAQYNVPALNFQHDTWDTHRDMILRMYVLNDRTLTLEEMGGFGKTSLGNESTYNSGFAFVRYLAGKYGAGVLRKLSDAMTSPAAVTIDHAFQNVLGMSGNLVYAEWQQFLKENYEDSVAAIRQRLHEGKIIRNTGFANLYPVFSPDDSLIAYCSNKKSDYFGTSSIYIYNPVDSSEKELATNVAGELSWSEDGNYIVYSKETRHNDHWNDLYDLYSYDIRNEKEVRLTNGLRAQYSSLSGNSRRVSFVASSDPSLNLFCCGVQMLTGIPIGGTDGTMNLYCADIDLKNNRATNIRRLSSFVSGQQIYSTRWSEDGSRIVFDYSIDSSRRIGIYSFRDSTIGFVTPSGEDSRDASFADNDSSIVFSSDRSGIFNVYKENLHSDSVVALTNVLGGAFMPSISQKGDLVFSSYQWNGYKLASIENARPILIPPSYHVRIDPPFSGSPADHDSIATPMRHNDIAVPEFPSEPYRSTTTSMSFYPVLLFDNYNQHTSFLDEIKAGVYFNSTDVVGKYDIFGGATINELLERDLFLQLNYNDVIPGLSALGIFPRFTLSAYNISRQAHGSIGLGLDTVQVPVTYDLIEVDAAFGGPIITPSLNLALGFTFDMYSATISGFLLPSGLGYTPAIGYTYFLGRTFYAQFDFDGITPARNSWINPLGIRTRLRLSAALDRLNNGNFEGNTNLIIPIYVPYNFVQVELMNYAAMPLLRDDDAIAVKVHFGYTFGPEINNFFDFYAGGLVGMRGYPFYALGGNKLLTLNATYRYPLFRDVDKQILQFYLSDVYLSAYGDVGNCWNGNPIGTRFKKDVGSELRMSGFSFYSFPTAIFFDATYGLDRFTTQLRDYSTSVTYGKEWRFYFGLTFSFDIVDFGRRL, encoded by the coding sequence GTGAGATTTCTCTCAAGTTCTAAAACCGGGATATGTCTCGCGGGCTTGGTTTTCAGCCTTCCTTTGATCGCCACGGCACAGGACGATTATATCCATCCGGAACTCACCTGGCAAACGATCGAGACCTCCCATTTCCTCGTAGACTATCACCAAGGTGAGGAGCGAACAGCTGAGCTTGTTGCGAAGATTGCCGAGGAAATGTACGGCCCGGTCACCTCTCTTTATCAATACCAGCCGACACAGAAAGTCTCTTTCGTCCTGTGGAATACAGACGATTACTCCAACGGCGAAACATATTTTTTCGACAACAAGATCAACATATGGGCATCGAATCTGGATTTCGCTTTGCGCGGTACTCACAACTGGTTGCGCAATGTCATTACACATGAATTTACCCACGACGTCCAGATGCAGACCGCGATGAAGTTCGGCCGAAGGATTCCCGCAATTTATTTACAGTGGCTTGGATACGAAGCAGAGCGGAGACCAGACGTACTCTACGGCTATCCGAACGTTGTCGTCAGTTACCCGCTCAGCGGGATTGTAATTCCTGCCTGGTTCGCTGAAGGGGTCGCCCAGTACAATGTGCCCGCCCTGAATTTTCAGCACGACACGTGGGATACTCACCGCGATATGATCCTGCGGATGTACGTGTTGAACGACAGGACACTGACGTTGGAGGAGATGGGTGGGTTCGGCAAAACAAGCCTTGGCAATGAATCGACTTACAATTCCGGATTCGCATTCGTCCGATATCTCGCCGGCAAGTATGGTGCAGGCGTACTCAGGAAATTGTCAGATGCCATGACGTCTCCCGCTGCCGTCACCATCGATCATGCTTTCCAGAACGTACTAGGAATGTCAGGGAATCTGGTCTATGCTGAATGGCAGCAGTTCCTCAAGGAAAATTATGAAGACAGCGTCGCAGCAATCAGGCAGAGACTGCATGAGGGGAAGATAATTAGAAATACAGGGTTTGCAAATCTCTATCCGGTATTCTCTCCGGACGACAGCCTAATCGCCTATTGTTCGAACAAGAAGAGCGACTACTTCGGGACATCCTCAATATATATCTACAACCCTGTCGACAGCTCAGAGAAAGAACTTGCCACAAACGTAGCCGGAGAACTCTCGTGGTCGGAAGACGGCAATTACATCGTTTACTCGAAGGAGACGAGACATAACGATCACTGGAATGATCTGTACGATCTTTACTCATATGACATCCGAAATGAGAAAGAGGTCAGGCTAACGAACGGGTTGAGGGCTCAGTATTCGTCGCTCTCCGGCAACAGCAGGAGGGTGTCATTCGTAGCCTCGAGCGATCCGTCTCTGAATCTGTTTTGTTGCGGTGTGCAAATGTTGACGGGCATTCCGATAGGGGGGACGGATGGCACGATGAACCTGTACTGTGCCGACATAGATCTGAAGAACAATCGCGCAACCAACATAAGAAGACTATCCAGTTTTGTGAGCGGACAACAAATCTATTCCACCCGGTGGTCAGAGGACGGATCGAGGATCGTGTTTGATTACTCGATTGACTCATCGAGAAGGATTGGCATTTACAGCTTCCGCGACAGCACCATAGGATTCGTTACCCCATCAGGTGAAGATTCTCGCGACGCTTCGTTTGCCGACAATGACAGCAGCATCGTCTTCTCCTCAGACCGCAGCGGGATATTCAATGTCTATAAGGAGAATCTTCATAGCGACTCGGTGGTCGCGCTGACAAATGTACTCGGCGGTGCATTCATGCCTAGCATCTCGCAGAAAGGGGACCTGGTCTTTTCTTCGTATCAGTGGAACGGTTACAAATTAGCTTCGATAGAGAATGCCCGACCTATCCTTATCCCGCCGTCGTATCACGTCCGGATTGATCCGCCGTTTTCCGGCTCGCCGGCTGACCACGATTCCATTGCTACGCCGATGCGCCATAACGATATCGCGGTCCCGGAATTTCCGTCAGAGCCATACCGAAGCACTACGACTAGCATGTCTTTTTACCCGGTTCTCCTGTTCGACAATTACAATCAGCATACGAGTTTTCTCGACGAAATTAAGGCGGGAGTATATTTTAATTCCACGGATGTCGTCGGCAAGTACGATATATTCGGCGGGGCGACAATCAACGAACTTCTCGAACGCGACCTTTTCCTCCAGCTGAATTACAACGACGTCATACCCGGGTTGTCCGCGCTCGGAATCTTTCCGCGGTTCACACTATCAGCGTACAACATCTCGCGCCAGGCACACGGCTCGATTGGCCTTGGTCTGGACACAGTGCAGGTTCCGGTGACTTACGATCTGATTGAGGTCGATGCCGCCTTCGGCGGACCCATCATAACGCCATCCCTCAACCTCGCACTCGGTTTCACTTTCGACATGTATAGCGCTACAATTTCAGGATTTCTTCTCCCTAGCGGCCTGGGCTACACTCCTGCAATCGGGTACACTTATTTTCTTGGAAGGACATTTTACGCACAATTTGATTTTGACGGAATAACACCCGCAAGAAACTCGTGGATCAATCCGCTGGGAATCCGCACGCGATTGAGACTCTCAGCCGCACTTGACAGGCTGAACAACGGCAACTTCGAAGGTAATACCAATCTGATTATTCCGATATACGTTCCTTACAATTTCGTCCAGGTGGAACTCATGAATTACGCCGCTATGCCGCTCCTCAGGGACGACGACGCGATAGCGGTAAAGGTCCATTTCGGCTACACGTTTGGTCCGGAGATCAACAACTTCTTTGACTTTTACGCCGGTGGGTTGGTCGGGATGAGAGGCTATCCGTTCTATGCGCTCGGAGGCAACAAGCTCCTGACGCTGAACGCTACTTACAGGTATCCGCTTTTCAGAGACGTGGACAAACAGATTCTCCAGTTCTACTTGAGCGACGTGTATCTTTCAGCGTACGGTGATGTGGGAAATTGCTGGAACGGCAATCCTATCGGGACGAGATTTAAGAAGGACGTGGGGTCGGAGCTGAGAATGAGCGGATTTTCATTTTATAGTTTTCCAACGGCGATTTTCTTCGACGCAACTTATGGCCTCGATAGGTTCACTACACAGCTCCGGGATTATTCGACAAGCGTTACGTACGGCAAGGAATGGAGATTCTATTTTGGATTGACATTCTCCTTCGACATCGTAGATTTCGGGAGACGGCTATGA
- a CDS encoding T9SS type A sorting domain-containing protein, producing the protein MPAAQGTVNVLAVMVEFQTDQDSLTSGNGEFVSLPGNGLDAPPHDKNYFSNHLLFLKNYFQKVSGGRLNVNYFVLDSVITLPHQMKYYSPPKSSSSQSNLGLLFEDAWHAADSIYGNFDFSRYQSFVIFHAGSGRDIDFTSQLGYDPRPFDLPSLYLSPAGLQNIFGSTYRGQSVDNGNFFIDNSIIMPESESYQIYDGSGNIMIDLKLGSNGLLAASFGSFLGLPDLFDTQTGVTGIGRFGLMDGQSIFAYGGIFPPEPSAWEKEFLGWTEPLVVSPPTATTYQLRARATGQYSVLKVPISGSEYFLVENRERDALHDGENLKISYNENTSNLNFTDDTTYFDGTQVKGIDGVVTDADEYDWALPSDIVKGTKYYGGILIWHIDQNVIDQKIDSNTVNADPEHRGVALMEAHGANEIGRYIQTIFGSYYYDGSAYDFWFKGNPIPNYANRFTPTSYPTSDSYTGANSHVYITNFSSADSLMTVDVQVGDVDIQPTSGFPRNIHSATPNSSPLFARISSDGRLQVIANNGDSLFAFNMDGTSAGFDSSGLFSKVGGRYQPAALSDNASSNPLCSMDDSTLYGFSDADNNHDGTADTLFSTRVPQQNYLSSAPLLRTGNRILSFSPHFPGAWTIFDLTGHYLGYFSLTFPANYNNSSASIAAATITLPQYASIDTGSFIVNTLVFGYRVIDFSSLVNSNSVAVPIPPFGRPMLSHIAVSYASLASGRTPRVIDVSTQSISLASLQGDSAITFNCFPGDTIVSGPVVADLDGDGNRDVIFATQTKLFAISYSGAVLKYFPLTTVGSEVLSSDANHIVGSIVVADLDGDGKPEMIFGTKGGTLYAFTGATGQLFPGFPLSIGAGLAGSPAVAYDSGNLYLAAIGLDGYLYCWTFKGNSASQIVWGNLYHDESHANSVTAPLQSVQPPPSQTLMPASQVYNWPNPVTNNVTKIHFYLRDNAQVSVTIYTFAGDKVANYQLSGTGGVANEIDWNASGVQSGIYFARVEAVSSSERDVKIIKIAVVK; encoded by the coding sequence GTGCCCGCCGCACAGGGCACGGTCAACGTTCTTGCTGTCATGGTCGAGTTTCAAACCGACCAGGACAGCCTCACGAGCGGAAACGGAGAATTCGTCAGCCTGCCAGGAAACGGCCTTGATGCTCCTCCTCATGACAAGAATTATTTCTCAAACCACCTTCTTTTTCTGAAAAACTATTTTCAGAAAGTCTCCGGCGGAAGACTGAACGTCAATTACTTCGTTCTCGACTCTGTCATTACTCTTCCTCACCAGATGAAATATTATTCGCCCCCCAAAAGCTCCTCGTCACAGAGCAATCTTGGACTTCTCTTTGAGGATGCGTGGCATGCGGCAGACTCAATTTATGGGAATTTTGATTTCAGCCGGTACCAGAGCTTCGTGATCTTTCACGCCGGTTCCGGCCGGGATATCGACTTCACATCCCAACTCGGATATGATCCACGACCTTTCGATTTACCCTCGCTTTATTTGAGTCCGGCAGGTCTTCAGAATATTTTCGGATCGACTTACCGCGGACAATCGGTAGACAACGGAAATTTCTTCATCGACAATTCCATCATCATGCCCGAGAGTGAGTCCTATCAGATTTACGATGGATCCGGAAACATCATGATCGATCTTAAGCTCGGCTCCAACGGGCTCCTCGCGGCGAGCTTCGGCAGTTTCCTCGGACTTCCTGACCTCTTCGATACTCAAACCGGCGTCACTGGGATCGGAAGATTCGGACTCATGGACGGCCAGTCGATATTCGCGTATGGTGGGATCTTTCCGCCCGAACCGTCGGCGTGGGAGAAAGAGTTTCTTGGATGGACCGAGCCTCTGGTGGTCTCTCCTCCAACGGCAACGACTTACCAGCTGCGCGCACGGGCGACGGGACAGTACTCCGTTCTTAAGGTCCCCATAAGCGGAAGCGAATACTTTCTCGTCGAGAACCGCGAGCGAGATGCGCTGCACGACGGTGAAAACTTGAAGATCTCATACAATGAAAATACTTCGAATCTCAATTTCACGGACGACACAACTTATTTTGACGGCACTCAGGTAAAAGGAATAGATGGTGTCGTTACCGACGCCGATGAATACGATTGGGCGCTTCCTTCGGACATTGTAAAGGGCACCAAATACTACGGCGGAATTCTAATCTGGCACATAGACCAGAATGTGATCGATCAGAAAATCGATTCGAATACCGTTAATGCCGATCCTGAACACAGAGGTGTCGCGTTGATGGAGGCACACGGCGCGAACGAGATCGGCAGATATATCCAGACAATATTCGGATCATACTACTACGACGGATCTGCTTACGATTTCTGGTTCAAGGGAAATCCGATTCCGAATTACGCGAACCGCTTTACTCCGACATCGTATCCGACATCGGACAGCTACACAGGCGCAAACTCGCATGTCTATATTACGAATTTCAGTTCTGCCGATAGCCTGATGACTGTTGATGTCCAGGTGGGAGATGTCGATATTCAGCCGACCTCAGGCTTTCCACGAAATATTCACTCAGCTACTCCAAACTCTTCGCCACTGTTCGCTCGGATAAGTTCTGACGGTAGACTGCAGGTGATCGCGAACAATGGCGACTCGCTTTTCGCGTTTAACATGGATGGAACTTCTGCGGGTTTTGATTCGTCGGGGCTATTCTCGAAAGTGGGAGGCCGATATCAGCCGGCGGCTCTTTCCGACAACGCCAGCTCGAATCCTCTTTGTTCGATGGACGATTCCACGCTTTATGGCTTTTCGGACGCGGACAATAATCATGACGGCACTGCCGACACTCTATTTTCGACTAGAGTCCCGCAGCAGAATTATCTGTCCAGCGCGCCCCTCCTCAGAACGGGCAACAGAATTCTGAGTTTCTCCCCGCATTTCCCCGGTGCTTGGACAATATTCGACTTAACCGGTCATTACCTCGGATATTTCAGCTTGACTTTCCCGGCGAACTATAACAACTCAAGCGCTTCAATTGCCGCGGCAACAATTACCCTTCCTCAATATGCGTCGATTGACACCGGCAGTTTCATCGTGAACACTCTGGTCTTCGGGTATCGAGTCATCGATTTCAGCAGTCTTGTGAACTCAAACTCCGTTGCTGTTCCAATACCGCCTTTCGGCAGGCCGATGCTGTCGCACATTGCAGTCTCCTACGCGAGCCTCGCTTCCGGCAGGACTCCCCGGGTTATCGATGTCTCAACTCAGTCGATAAGTCTCGCGAGCCTTCAGGGCGACTCTGCAATTACCTTCAACTGTTTTCCCGGCGATACGATCGTGTCAGGGCCTGTTGTCGCGGATCTTGACGGTGACGGGAATCGTGACGTAATTTTTGCGACTCAAACAAAACTCTTCGCGATTTCTTACAGCGGCGCAGTCCTCAAATATTTTCCGCTGACGACGGTAGGGAGCGAGGTGCTGTCTTCCGATGCAAACCATATCGTTGGTTCGATTGTTGTCGCGGATTTGGATGGAGATGGAAAGCCGGAAATGATCTTCGGCACTAAGGGTGGAACGTTGTACGCATTCACGGGAGCAACTGGCCAGCTCTTCCCGGGATTTCCTTTGTCGATCGGTGCTGGATTGGCCGGTAGTCCGGCTGTTGCTTATGACAGCGGAAACCTCTATCTGGCTGCTATCGGCCTCGATGGATATTTATATTGTTGGACCTTCAAGGGGAATTCGGCAAGCCAAATCGTTTGGGGAAATCTGTACCACGATGAGTCGCATGCGAATTCTGTGACCGCCCCGCTTCAAAGCGTTCAGCCGCCGCCGTCCCAAACCCTTATGCCCGCATCGCAAGTGTACAACTGGCCGAACCCCGTTACGAATAACGTGACAAAGATTCATTTTTATCTCCGAGACAACGCTCAAGTGTCGGTGACCATTTACACGTTTGCTGGCGACAAAGTTGCGAACTACCAGCTGAGCGGAACGGGTGGTGTCGCGAATGAGATAGACTGGAATGCAAGCGGGGTACAGAGCGGGATCTATTTTGCAAGGGTCGAGGCCGTCTCTTCATCGGAGAGAGACGTGAAGATCATTAAGATTGCCGTGGTGAAGTGA
- the porV gene encoding type IX secretion system outer membrane channel protein PorV, whose protein sequence is MKSTLLALFAAGFVLSLSSGAFAQGETAVPFLLISPNARAGGMGESGTGLADDVSALFWNPGGLAFLKGDEISLTHAPWLPEFSSDLSYDFLSFRHYLPDWDGDLSASITYFNLGEFNRTYSDGPTIVGTWHAFEFAVTVGYSAQISDGLGLGANFRYIRSELAPFGTEQEAGKGIASDVSFDIGLLYRPQTLDLPLLGNFDNRLGLGIALSNLGPKLYYIDQAQADPLPTNLRLGISLHLLKTEYNNFYLLLDLSRTMVRVLTDSSIAIDPTSGDTSTVYTNTVDPLPKSLITTWSDGSGLKRIIISAGAEYWYGSPRLIALRMGYYKENPNFGGRNFLTFGAGIRYDIYGFDFSYISTFDQNNPLSNQLRFSLSLNWGGDTGF, encoded by the coding sequence ATGAAATCAACGCTTTTAGCACTGTTCGCGGCGGGATTTGTTTTGTCGCTGAGTTCAGGTGCTTTCGCCCAGGGCGAGACGGCAGTTCCCTTCCTGCTGATATCTCCGAATGCGCGCGCGGGAGGCATGGGTGAATCAGGCACAGGTCTGGCCGACGACGTCTCCGCGTTATTCTGGAACCCGGGCGGACTGGCATTTCTGAAAGGGGACGAGATAAGCCTGACTCATGCACCATGGCTGCCCGAGTTCAGCTCAGATCTCAGCTACGATTTCCTCAGCTTCCGACATTACCTCCCCGACTGGGACGGAGATTTGTCCGCAAGCATCACGTATTTCAATCTCGGGGAGTTCAATAGAACTTACTCGGACGGTCCGACAATAGTAGGAACGTGGCATGCTTTTGAATTTGCCGTCACAGTGGGCTACTCCGCGCAGATCTCCGACGGTCTCGGACTGGGCGCAAACTTCAGGTACATCAGAAGCGAACTCGCGCCATTCGGCACAGAGCAAGAAGCCGGAAAAGGTATTGCCTCGGATGTCAGCTTCGACATCGGTTTGCTGTACCGTCCCCAGACGCTCGATCTACCGCTCCTGGGAAATTTCGACAACCGCCTGGGACTGGGAATAGCCCTGAGCAATCTCGGACCGAAACTGTATTACATTGATCAGGCACAAGCGGATCCTCTCCCCACCAACCTCAGGTTGGGCATCTCTCTCCATCTGCTGAAAACCGAATACAATAATTTCTATCTCCTGCTGGATCTCAGTCGTACCATGGTCCGTGTCTTGACCGATTCATCGATTGCCATCGATCCGACTTCGGGCGACACATCCACGGTGTACACCAACACTGTCGACCCTTTGCCGAAATCTCTGATTACAACCTGGAGCGACGGCAGCGGGCTGAAACGAATAATAATAAGTGCCGGAGCCGAATACTGGTACGGCAGTCCGCGATTGATCGCTTTGCGAATGGGATACTACAAGGAGAATCCTAATTTTGGAGGAAGAAACTTCCTTACCTTCGGTGCGGGCATCAGGTACGATATTTACGGATTTGATTTCAGTTACATATCGACCTTCGACCAGAATAATCCGTTGTCCAACCAATTGAGATTTTCTTTATCTCTGAACTGGGGCGGAGACACTGGGTTTTAG